The window CGCGAGAAAGACGCCTTCGCCGAGCGTCGGCCATTTGTCTTGGTAAGGATGGATCATGCCTCAGCAGCACTTGTCATGGGCGTCCGGGTAGAGCTTGTGGCTCTGGTAAAGCAGGACGCCCAGGTAAACGAAGAGCAAAGCCCCCAGGACCGCGCCGACCAGGTCCGCCAGGCCGTCATAAAGCGAGGCGTCGCGACCGGGCACGAAATACTGGTGAAACTCGTCGATCACGCCCAACAGCCCGGCCAGGCCCGCGCCAGCGGCCACGCCCCAGGCCCGCGGCAGGTCCCAGGTGAGCATGATCCCGCGCGCGGTCAAAAAGCCCATCGCCGCGTACTCGAGGACGTGCAGCAGCTTGTCGACGCCGGCGCCGACCTGGACGGGGCGCGAGGAAACGAAAAAGATCAACCCGAAGTAGGCCAGCACCGGCCCCCAATTTTTGAAAAATTTCTTCATGGGACCTACATCTTGTACTTGCCGAAATCCTCGGGCGAGAGGTTCTCGAGGATCTCGGTCCATTTCTGTTGCTTGGCCTTGTCCTCGTCCAGGGTCTTGGACAGGTCGATGCGCCGGGATTTTTCCATGACCCGGCGGTCGACGAAGATCGGCGAGGAGGTGCGCAGGGCCAGGGCGATGGCGTCGCTGGGCCGCGAGTCCATGACGATCTCCTCGTCGTCTTTCTTGAGGAAGATCTTGGCGTAGAAGGTGTTGTCGGCCAGGTCGTTGACTTCGACCTTCGAGACCTTGACGTCCAGCTCGCCCAGGATGTTGCGCAGCAAGTCGTGAGTCATGGGCCGGGCCAGCTGGATCTTCTCGAGCTCGGTCGCGATCGCCGAGGCCTCGATGAGACCGATCCAGATGGGCAGCGCCATCTTCTCCTCGAAGTCCTTCAGGATGATGATCGGCATGTTGGTGAAGGGGTCGATGGTCAGCCCCGTCACCTTCATCCGGATCAGCGGCGCATTGTCCTCAGTCATGTTTGACTCCGATCAAGGAATTGGCCCCGGCGTGGGTCACCCTCACCTTCACGATTTGTCCGACGTCGGCCTCCGTCCCCGCGAAATGAACGACGTGGTTCTGCGAGCTGCGCCCCGCGTAGGTGTCGCCGCTGCGGGAAGGGCCTTCGACCAGGACCTCTAGGTCCTTGCCCTCGTAAGAACGATTCTTCTCCCAGCCGATGCGGTTTTGCAAGGCCTGAAGGCGCTGCAGGCGCTCCTGCTTTACCGCCTCCGGGACGTCGTCCTTGAAGTAGAGGCCCGCCGTCGTCTTGGGCCGCTCCGAATAGACGAAGGAGTAGATCGAATCGTAGCGCAGCTCCTCCAGCAAGTCCATGCTGGCTTGGAATTCCTCCTCGGTCTCGCCGCAGAAGCCGACGATGAGGTCGGTACCCAGGGCGATGTCGGGCCGGGCCTCGCGCAGGCGGCGCGCCTTGGCGACGTATTCCTCGCGGGTGTAGCCGCGGTACATGCGCTCGAGGACCGCGTTGGAGCCGGACTGCACGGGGAGGTGGAAGTGCGAGGCCAGCTTCTCGTTGACGCGGAATTCCTCGATCAGCTCGTCGGAGAGATCCTTGGGGTGCGAGGTGGTGAAGCGGATCCGCCGGATGCCGGTCTCTTCGGCGAGGCGGCGCAGCAGGCGCGGAAAGGACAGCGCGTTGGGGTCGCGGGCGTGGCGGCCCACGCCGTAGGAGTTGACGTTCTGCCCCAAGAGCGTGACCTCTTGAGTACCGCGCGCGGAGAGCTCGCGGACCTCGGCGACGATCTCGTCGGCGTCGCGGCAGACCTCGCGGCCGCGCACGAAGGGCACGATGCAGAAGGAGCAGAAATTGTCGCAGCCCTTCATGATGGTGACGAAGGCCTTGTGGGCGCCCTCCTCTTCGTCGGGGAGCAGGTTGAGAAACTGGTATTCCTCGCGCTTCTCCAGCTTGACCGCGGCGAGGTGCTGGCCGCCCTCTTGCCGCACCCGCTCGACCAGCTCGGGCAGGCGCCCGGTGTGGTCGGGGCCGAGGACGAGATCGAGGTAGGGAAAGCGCTTTTGCAGATGCACGCCCTCGGCCTGGGCCTGGCAGCCCGTCACGCCCAAGACGAGCTTGGGATTTTTCAGCTTGAGGGAGCGGAAGCGGCCGACGTCGCTGTAGACCTTCTGGCTGGCCTTCTCGCGGATGCTGCAGGTGTTGATGAGGATCACCGAGGCCTCTTCCGGATCCTCGGTCGGCGCATAGCCCTGCCGCGCGAGCAGGCGCCCCATCTGGGAGCCGTCCAGCTCGTTCATCTGGCAGCCGTAGGTTTTCAGATAATACTTCTCGGTCATAAGCTTCGGAATTTATATTTAAATTCCGAGCTCTACCCGGCTTAGCCGTGGCCTGTCAATCGCGGAGCGGACGCGCCGAAGGAGACCCCGCCCAGGCGCATGGCGAGGGCGTGGCGCGGGTTTAGGCCGGCGTTCGTCCCGCCGCCCCCGACGCCCATGCCCAACATATGCGCGCGGGCCGAGGCCAGCTCGGTCTCGGCGCGGGCGCGGATCGCCGGGTCGACGATCTCGCCCGCCGCGTCGGCCAGGCCGATGCGCCGGGCGACCGCCAGATAGGGCTCCGCGGCCGCGGCGTCGCCGCTGCTGCGGGCCTGCAGGATTCTTAGCGCCAGGCTCACCCGCCGCTGGGCGAGAATATCCGCCTCGGCGGGCGCATGTTCGGGGAAGAGGTGCCGCAAAAGCGCGCCCTCTTGCCCCGGCCGCAGGGCGCCGCGCTCGTCGAAGAGGCCGCGCATCGCGGCGTTCTCGGGCAGGTCGAACTGGCTCAAGGAGGCCAGGTCGTTGCGCAGGGCGTGGAGCGAGATGCGGTCCAAGGCCTGCTCGACCTCGGCGCGGCTCAGGCGGTAGCCGCGGAATTGGCGTTGGATGTAGGCGACTTGGTCCTCGGGATGGTCGCCGGTGAAGCGGCGGGCCACCGTCGGGTCCTGGAGCTGGTCGAGGATGTCGCGCACCGGGATCTCCCGGCCGTCGGGGAGGCGGATGTCCTCCAGGCGGTTCTCGCCGCGCAGGAAGCCCCAATCGACCCGCGTGTAGAAATCCGGATCGAGGCTCGCGCCGCCCGAGCCGAAGAAGGCGTGGCGGCGCAGCGTCTCGTCGGCGCGGCGCGTGGTGTCGACCGAGAAGGCGCGCAATTCCTCGCGGGCGGCGTTCTGGTAGCGGTTCGGCCTAAAACCGATGCCGTCCAACTCGACGGAGTCCCACCAAGCGGACACCTGGGGCGCGATCATCTCGAAGGCCCCGTCGACGACGCCGCGCAGCAGCCCCTCGTCGCGGTCGTGCAGCTCGTTGGCGCGCTGATAGACCATGTTCATCGTGGCCGCGCCGGAAGAGCCGTGCTGCCAGCGGTTGACGCCGGAGAAGGCCATGTCGGCGATGAAGCCGGCGGCGAAGGCGCGGCCGGCCCAGCGCATCGGGCGGGTCTCGAAGATCAAGGCCGCTTGGTTCCCCCGGGCGATCCGGTAGATGTCGGGCAGGAAGAAAGAGCCGAAGCGGATCGCGTGGCGCGCCGTCGAACCCTCGGCGAATTGGCTGCCGATCGTCCGGTCGACGATGGCCGAGGCCATCAGGCCCGGGCCCATGCCCCAAGCCGCGCGGAAGGGCATGGTGACCAGGCCCCGCGCGCCGTTGAAGGTCATGCGGGTGAGGCCGCCGCGCAGGCCGTAATTGCGGGTCAGCGAGTCGAACAGCGCCCGTCCCAGGCTGCCGCGCGCCTCGTAGGTGAATTGGACCGCGGCCTCGCCGCCCGCCGCCACGGCGCGGGTCTCGACGAAGCCGAAGGCCTGGCCCAGCGAGCGGTTGAGAAAGACCTCGTTGATCGCGCCGGCGCCCACCCCGGTGAGGTGGCTCAAGCCCACGACGAACATGAAGCGCTCGTGCGGGTGGTTGCGGGCGTCGAGGCCGACGATGTCGGCCAACTGCTCGGCCCCCAGCAGGCTGATCAGGCCGACGGCGAGGCCGGGACCGCCTTCGCGAAGCCTGTTGTGGAAGGTGTCGCGGAAGGCCTCGCCGCGCTCGCTCA of the Deltaproteobacteria bacterium PRO3 genome contains:
- a CDS encoding bifunctional nuclease family protein is translated as MIRMKVTGLTIDPFTNMPIIILKDFEEKMALPIWIGLIEASAIATELEKIQLARPMTHDLLRNILGELDVKVSKVEVNDLADNTFYAKIFLKKDDEEIVMDSRPSDAIALALRTSSPIFVDRRVMEKSRRIDLSKTLDEDKAKQQKWTEILENLSPEDFGKYKM
- the miaB gene encoding tRNA (N6-isopentenyl adenosine(37)-C2)-methylthiotransferase MiaB — encoded protein: MTEKYYLKTYGCQMNELDGSQMGRLLARQGYAPTEDPEEASVILINTCSIREKASQKVYSDVGRFRSLKLKNPKLVLGVTGCQAQAEGVHLQKRFPYLDLVLGPDHTGRLPELVERVRQEGGQHLAAVKLEKREEYQFLNLLPDEEEGAHKAFVTIMKGCDNFCSFCIVPFVRGREVCRDADEIVAEVRELSARGTQEVTLLGQNVNSYGVGRHARDPNALSFPRLLRRLAEETGIRRIRFTTSHPKDLSDELIEEFRVNEKLASHFHLPVQSGSNAVLERMYRGYTREEYVAKARRLREARPDIALGTDLIVGFCGETEEEFQASMDLLEELRYDSIYSFVYSERPKTTAGLYFKDDVPEAVKQERLQRLQALQNRIGWEKNRSYEGKDLEVLVEGPSRSGDTYAGRSSQNHVVHFAGTEADVGQIVKVRVTHAGANSLIGVKHD
- a CDS encoding VanZ family protein — its product is MKKFFKNWGPVLAYFGLIFFVSSRPVQVGAGVDKLLHVLEYAAMGFLTARGIMLTWDLPRAWGVAAGAGLAGLLGVIDEFHQYFVPGRDASLYDGLADLVGAVLGALLFVYLGVLLYQSHKLYPDAHDKCC